Proteins found in one Enterococcus sp. 9D6_DIV0238 genomic segment:
- a CDS encoding AI-2E family transporter, with protein sequence MGSLFKQSKLLFWTTEVVLTIIGVYFLLRMPNVFSPILGMISAVFMPLLIAGFLYYMFDPVVVFLEKHKVPRLVGFMLSFLVLAVLIALVIMNIVPQLVKQFVDLTQSLPGYAEEMNRWLTELGNLEEIKGFNIQDQLDKANITITNILNFAIVGVTSSLSKIVGILMKFFILLFTVPFILFFMFKDGHKFLDALSHFFPASIRTELRQTVREMNQTLSAYISSTVLDALIIGGLSFIAMTIFKQPYSLLLAVFCGVTNIIPYVGPFIGAVPAVLVGFFISPWQALYMMLSILVIQQLDGNLIKPLLMGKSMNIHPLTIILVLIAAGSVGGIIGMLICIPVYAVIKTLVVNIVKIYNIRKEERTQLSDE encoded by the coding sequence ATGGGTTCTCTTTTTAAGCAGTCAAAGTTACTGTTTTGGACAACAGAAGTGGTTTTGACTATTATTGGTGTTTACTTTTTATTAAGGATGCCGAATGTTTTTAGTCCGATATTGGGAATGATTTCCGCTGTTTTTATGCCGCTGCTGATTGCAGGCTTTTTGTATTATATGTTTGATCCAGTTGTTGTATTTCTTGAAAAACATAAAGTGCCTAGACTTGTTGGCTTTATGCTTTCTTTTTTAGTCTTAGCGGTTTTGATTGCTCTTGTGATCATGAATATCGTTCCTCAATTGGTCAAACAGTTTGTTGACTTGACGCAGTCACTTCCAGGATATGCGGAGGAAATGAATCGTTGGTTGACTGAGCTAGGAAACTTAGAAGAAATCAAAGGATTCAATATTCAGGATCAATTAGATAAAGCGAATATCACGATTACAAATATTCTGAATTTCGCGATCGTAGGGGTGACGAGTAGTTTATCGAAAATCGTTGGGATATTAATGAAATTCTTTATTTTACTTTTTACAGTACCGTTTATTTTATTTTTTATGTTTAAAGACGGACATAAGTTTTTAGACGCGTTATCTCATTTTTTTCCTGCAAGTATTAGAACAGAGCTTCGTCAAACAGTAAGAGAAATGAATCAAACTTTGTCAGCCTATATCAGCAGTACTGTTTTGGATGCTTTGATCATTGGAGGTTTAAGCTTTATCGCAATGACGATCTTTAAACAACCGTATAGCTTGCTGCTAGCTGTTTTTTGTGGAGTGACTAATATCATTCCTTATGTAGGGCCATTTATTGGTGCTGTACCTGCCGTTCTTGTTGGCTTTTTCATCTCACCTTGGCAAGCACTATATATGATGTTGTCGATTCTTGTCATTCAGCAGTTAGATGGTAATTTGATCAAACCCTTATTGATGGGCAAGTCGATGAATATCCATCCATTGACGATCATTCTTGTATTGATTGCAGCTGGAAGTGTCGGTGGAATCATTGGAATGCTGATTTGTATTCCTGTTTATGCTGTGATTAAAACTTTAGTGGTCAATATCGTTAAAATTTATAACATTCGAAAAGAAGAGAGGACTCAACTCTCGGATGAATGA
- the nrdF gene encoding class 1b ribonucleoside-diphosphate reductase subunit beta, producing the protein MATYYEAINWNAIEDVIDKSTWEKLTEQFWLDTRIPLSNDLDDWRTLSDLEKTTVGYVFGGLTLLDTVQSESGMDQLRKDIRTPHEEAVLNNIQFMESVHAKSYSSIFSTLNTKKEIDDIFEWTNTNVYLQTKAEKINEIYKNGTPLEKKVASVFLETFLFYSGFYTPLYYLGNNKLANVAEIIKLIIRDESVHGTYIGYKFQLGFNELPEEEQNELKDWMYNLLYELYENEERYTEELYDELGWTEEVKTFLRYNANKALMNLGMDPLFADTANDVNPIVMNGISTGTSNHDFFSQVGNGYLLGTVEAMKDDDYLIGME; encoded by the coding sequence ATGGCAACATATTATGAAGCGATCAACTGGAATGCGATCGAAGATGTGATCGATAAATCAACTTGGGAAAAACTAACAGAACAATTTTGGCTTGATACACGTATCCCACTATCAAACGATCTAGATGACTGGAGAACACTTTCAGACTTAGAAAAAACAACTGTCGGATATGTTTTTGGCGGCTTAACTTTACTTGATACAGTTCAATCTGAAAGCGGCATGGATCAACTAAGAAAAGATATCCGTACGCCTCATGAAGAAGCGGTGCTTAACAACATCCAATTTATGGAATCTGTTCATGCGAAAAGTTATTCTTCAATTTTTAGTACGTTGAATACTAAAAAAGAGATCGATGACATTTTTGAATGGACTAATACAAATGTTTACTTACAAACAAAAGCTGAAAAGATCAATGAAATCTATAAAAACGGCACACCATTAGAAAAGAAAGTTGCAAGTGTGTTCTTAGAAACCTTCTTATTCTATTCTGGTTTTTATACTCCTCTTTATTATCTAGGCAATAACAAATTAGCTAATGTTGCTGAAATCATTAAATTGATCATCCGTGATGAATCTGTCCATGGCACATATATCGGCTATAAATTCCAATTAGGTTTTAATGAACTGCCTGAAGAAGAACAAAACGAATTAAAAGATTGGATGTATAACCTACTTTATGAACTATACGAAAATGAAGAACGTTATACAGAAGAGCTTTATGATGAATTAGGCTGGACAGAAGAAGTAAAAACCTTCTTGCGTTATAATGCTAATAAAGCACTGATGAACCTTGGCATGGACCCATTATTTGCTGATACAGCGAACGATGTAAACCCAATCGTCATGAATGGTATTTCTACAGGAACAAGTAACCATGACTTCTTCTCACAAGTTGGTAACGGCTATTTATTAGGAACTGTTGAAGCCATGAAAGATGACGATTATTTGATTGGTATGGAATAA
- the nrdE gene encoding class 1b ribonucleoside-diphosphate reductase subunit alpha, protein MNLSLKEIKEVSYFKLNNEINRPVNGQIPLHKDKEALEAFFKENVEPNTRTFNTVEEKINYLIDNDYLETAFIQKYSMAFIEKLYTFLDEQKFEFKSFMAAYKFYSQYALKNNAGTEYLESYEDRVAFNALYFADGNEELAMVLADEMIHQRYQPATPSFLNAGRKRRGELVSCFLIQVTDDMNSIGRSINSALQLSRIGGGVGITLANLREAGAPIKGYEGAASGVVPVMKLFEDSFSYSNQLGQRQGAGVVYLNVFHPDIEMFLSTKKENADEKVRVKTLSLGVVVPDKFYELARKNEDMYLFSPYSVEKEYGVPFSYVDITKEYDNLVANPNIRKRKIKARDLENEISKLQQESGYPYIINIDTANRSNPAYGKIIMSNLCSEILQVQTPSILNGKQEYEQLGTDISCNLGSTNIVNLMDSPDFGKSVRAMTRALTFVTDASDIDVVPSIQNGNRLSHTIGLGAMGLHTFFAKNHMEYGSQDSLDFTNVYFMLLNYWTLVESNTIAKEQKQSFHNFEKSDYANGSYFDKYIEGDFTPQSDKVKEIFKDIFVPTAADWAALRDAVKQDGLYHQNRLAVAPNGSISYINDTSASIHPITRMIEERQEKKIGKIYYPAPYLANDTIPYYTSAYDMDMRKVIDVYATAQQHVDQGMSLTLFMRSEIPEGLYEWKDTPKQTTRDLNILRHYAFHKGVKSIYYVRTFTDDAEEIGSNQCESCVI, encoded by the coding sequence ATGAACTTGAGTCTAAAAGAAATCAAAGAGGTTAGTTACTTTAAACTAAACAATGAAATCAACCGTCCGGTGAATGGACAAATTCCTTTGCATAAGGACAAAGAAGCTTTGGAAGCATTTTTTAAAGAAAATGTTGAACCAAACACAAGAACCTTCAATACAGTAGAAGAAAAGATCAACTACCTGATCGATAATGATTATTTAGAAACTGCCTTTATTCAAAAATATTCAATGGCTTTTATTGAAAAATTATATACATTTCTTGATGAACAAAAGTTTGAATTTAAATCATTTATGGCCGCTTACAAGTTCTATTCACAATATGCACTTAAAAACAATGCTGGAACAGAGTATTTAGAAAGCTATGAAGATCGTGTTGCTTTCAACGCCTTGTACTTTGCTGACGGTAATGAAGAGTTAGCCATGGTCTTAGCAGATGAAATGATCCACCAACGTTATCAACCAGCGACTCCTTCTTTCTTAAACGCTGGGCGTAAACGCCGTGGGGAATTGGTTTCTTGTTTCTTGATTCAAGTAACAGATGATATGAACAGCATTGGTCGTTCGATCAACTCAGCTTTACAATTATCAAGAATCGGCGGAGGTGTGGGAATCACATTAGCCAATCTTCGTGAAGCAGGCGCTCCAATCAAAGGTTATGAAGGAGCAGCTAGCGGGGTCGTTCCTGTAATGAAATTGTTCGAAGATAGCTTCAGCTACTCCAATCAATTAGGTCAACGTCAAGGTGCAGGTGTTGTTTACTTAAACGTTTTCCACCCAGATATCGAAATGTTCCTTTCTACAAAGAAAGAAAATGCAGATGAAAAAGTCCGTGTTAAAACATTATCTTTAGGTGTTGTCGTTCCAGATAAATTTTATGAACTTGCACGTAAAAATGAAGATATGTATTTATTCAGCCCTTATAGTGTCGAAAAAGAATACGGTGTTCCCTTCTCATACGTTGATATTACAAAAGAGTATGATAACTTAGTAGCGAATCCTAACATTCGTAAACGTAAAATCAAAGCGCGTGATTTAGAAAATGAAATTTCTAAACTGCAACAAGAATCAGGATATCCTTATATCATCAATATCGATACAGCTAATAGAAGTAATCCTGCTTATGGAAAAATCATCATGAGTAATCTATGTTCAGAAATTCTACAAGTTCAAACGCCGTCTATTTTAAATGGCAAACAAGAATACGAACAACTTGGTACAGATATCAGCTGTAACTTAGGTTCTACAAATATCGTTAATTTGATGGACAGTCCTGATTTCGGGAAATCTGTTCGTGCGATGACTCGTGCCTTAACTTTCGTAACAGATGCTTCAGATATCGACGTCGTTCCTTCTATCCAAAACGGGAATCGATTGAGTCATACTATTGGACTTGGTGCCATGGGATTACACACTTTCTTTGCAAAAAATCATATGGAATATGGTTCTCAAGACTCTTTAGACTTTACGAACGTTTATTTCATGTTATTGAACTACTGGACATTAGTTGAGAGTAATACTATCGCTAAAGAACAAAAACAATCCTTCCATAATTTTGAAAAATCAGATTATGCAAATGGTTCTTATTTTGACAAATATATCGAAGGTGATTTTACACCTCAATCAGATAAAGTCAAAGAGATCTTCAAAGATATTTTTGTACCGACAGCAGCTGACTGGGCAGCATTACGCGATGCAGTCAAACAAGATGGTTTGTATCACCAAAATCGTTTAGCGGTTGCGCCAAATGGTTCAATCTCTTATATCAACGATACAAGCGCCAGTATTCATCCAATCACTCGAATGATCGAAGAACGTCAAGAAAAGAAAATCGGGAAAATTTATTATCCTGCTCCTTATTTGGCAAATGATACCATTCCATATTATACGTCTGCATACGACATGGATATGCGCAAAGTGATCGATGTTTATGCAACAGCACAGCAACACGTAGATCAAGGAATGAGCTTAACTCTGTTTATGCGTTCTGAAATTCCTGAGGGGCTTTATGAATGGAAAGATACACCAAAACAAACAACACGCGATCTGAATATTTTACGTCACTATGCTTTCCATAAGGGTGTAAAATCAATCTATTACGTACGAACATTTACTGATGATGCGGAAGAAATCGGCAGCAATCAATGTGAAAGTTGTGTGATTTAA
- the nrdI gene encoding class Ib ribonucleoside-diphosphate reductase assembly flavoprotein NrdI yields MKLVYFTVTGQTRRFIKKLDLPAYEIEPANPFFEINEPFILVVPTYDADITDVINDFLDHQENKEHLIGVAGSGNRNFAELFVYTAKDIARDYNVPLLLSFEFSGTNEDVESFKKVVNELESKRNQRG; encoded by the coding sequence ATGAAACTCGTTTATTTTACTGTTACCGGACAAACCAGACGATTTATTAAAAAATTGGATTTGCCAGCTTATGAAATTGAGCCTGCGAATCCTTTTTTTGAGATAAATGAACCCTTTATTCTGGTTGTTCCAACCTATGATGCTGATATTACTGATGTCATCAATGATTTTCTCGACCATCAGGAGAACAAAGAACATTTGATAGGGGTTGCCGGCAGCGGCAATCGTAACTTTGCAGAATTATTTGTTTATACAGCCAAAGATATAGCACGTGATTATAACGTTCCGTTACTTTTATCTTTTGAATTTAGCGGTACCAATGAAGACGTAGAATCCTTTAAGAAAGTAGTGAATGAACTTGAGTCTAAAAGAAATCAAAGAGGTTAG
- the nrdH gene encoding glutaredoxin-like protein NrdH, which yields MNVKIFSKNNCIQCKMAKRFLSENNIAFEEVNIDIQPDAIDWLKEQGFQSVPVITSDAATVVGFRPDQLKNLAS from the coding sequence ATGAACGTAAAAATCTTTTCTAAAAATAATTGTATCCAATGTAAGATGGCAAAACGCTTTTTGAGCGAAAATAATATAGCATTTGAAGAAGTAAATATCGATATCCAACCAGATGCGATCGACTGGTTAAAAGAACAAGGATTCCAAAGTGTTCCGGTTATCACTTCTGACGCTGCTACAGTTGTGGGATTCCGTCCAGATCAATTAAAAAACTTGGCCAGCTAG
- a CDS encoding FeoA family protein — MLTLAQAKLNRVYMIDEIQAEGFAKKHLNNLGLVPGGKVVLLNFSADNGIVLLHNSRIAINVSVLKQITIVEKNTEEENWVPLDQLSVGEKARVVGIHGQGAVKRRLMDMGLTKGVDLLVRKMAPLGDPIEINLRGYELTLRKNEAELVLVQKVG; from the coding sequence ATGTTGACATTGGCACAGGCAAAATTGAACAGGGTTTATATGATCGACGAGATCCAGGCAGAAGGATTTGCAAAGAAGCACTTGAACAATCTTGGCCTTGTGCCAGGGGGCAAAGTAGTGCTGCTGAACTTTTCTGCTGATAATGGGATCGTTCTTTTACACAACAGCCGGATCGCGATCAATGTATCTGTATTAAAACAAATTACAATAGTAGAAAAAAATACAGAAGAAGAAAATTGGGTACCATTAGATCAGTTGTCTGTTGGTGAAAAAGCACGTGTTGTAGGTATTCACGGTCAAGGAGCGGTCAAGCGACGTTTGATGGATATGGGACTGACTAAAGGCGTGGATCTATTAGTTAGAAAAATGGCGCCATTAGGGGATCCGATCGAAATCAATCTTCGTGGTTATGAGCTGACGTTGAGGAAAAATGAAGCAGAATTAGTCTTAGTACAGAAAGTGGGGTAA
- the feoB gene encoding ferrous iron transport protein B encodes MKEQHIALTGNPNSGKTTAFNALTGANQYVGNWPGVTVERKEGKLKKDKAITIQDLPGIYSLSPYTPEEVVARDYLLSGSPDVIVNIVDATNLERNLYLTTQLMETGIPVVVGLNMMDILDKTGKKINIEKLAYGLGIDVIGISALKNRGLDELIKKASKVQEVFPPEFNYPTYDNRLEAALNEIVDVLGDSVMEKQARWYSVKLFERDTRVAAQLTLSDLQKKEIEDIIKITEQIFGDDSESIVINERYEFITRLTALCAIEKNEVSFSTSDKIDRIVTNRWLALPIFAVIMWFVYYLAIQTVGTMGTDWINDELFGNIVPTNVANWLETLQVAPWMQSLILDGIIAGVGAVLGFLPQLIVLFLCLGFLEDCGYMARIAFVMDRLFRKFGLSGKSFIPMLIATGCGVPGVMASRTIENEKDRKMTIMVTTFMPCSAKLPIIALIAGAFFPKSSWVSPSAYFIGIAAIVLSGIALKKTRSFSGDPAPFIMELPAYHMPQLRGVLRHAYDRSKSFVKKAGTIIFVMSIIIWFTSTYTFTLQEAAEDQSILANLGKVIAPLFAPLGWGTWQGAVATITGLVAKENVIGTFGILFGHLSEVSENGVEVWSALQAAFTPVAAYSFLVFNLLCAPCFAAIGAIRREMGDWKWTWGAIGYQCGLAYVVSFIIYQVGHVIFENGPIGAGFFSAILLVFIMGYYLFRKPKAKEEPVITMATLERG; translated from the coding sequence ATGAAAGAACAGCATATTGCTCTGACAGGAAATCCTAATAGCGGGAAAACAACTGCTTTTAATGCATTGACTGGGGCAAATCAATATGTAGGAAATTGGCCGGGAGTCACTGTTGAAAGAAAAGAAGGTAAATTGAAGAAAGACAAAGCGATCACGATTCAGGATCTGCCTGGTATTTACTCTCTTTCACCTTATACGCCAGAAGAAGTTGTTGCTAGAGATTATCTGCTTAGCGGTTCTCCTGATGTGATCGTTAATATTGTCGATGCAACAAATTTAGAACGAAATCTTTATCTGACGACCCAATTGATGGAAACAGGGATTCCGGTTGTTGTCGGATTAAATATGATGGATATTTTGGACAAAACTGGTAAAAAGATCAATATCGAAAAATTAGCATATGGCTTAGGGATCGATGTCATTGGAATCAGTGCTTTGAAAAATCGTGGACTCGATGAATTAATAAAAAAGGCAAGTAAAGTTCAAGAAGTTTTTCCGCCTGAATTTAATTATCCAACATACGATAATCGGCTAGAAGCAGCCTTGAATGAAATTGTGGATGTTCTAGGGGATAGTGTGATGGAAAAGCAGGCTCGCTGGTACAGTGTTAAATTATTTGAACGGGATACTAGAGTGGCTGCTCAATTGACGCTGAGCGACTTGCAGAAAAAAGAAATCGAAGATATCATCAAGATTACAGAACAAATTTTTGGTGATGATAGTGAATCGATCGTGATCAATGAACGCTATGAATTTATTACGCGCTTAACTGCACTTTGTGCGATCGAAAAAAATGAAGTTTCATTCAGTACGAGTGATAAAATCGACCGGATCGTAACGAATCGCTGGTTAGCATTACCGATTTTTGCAGTCATTATGTGGTTTGTTTATTATCTAGCGATTCAAACAGTAGGGACAATGGGAACAGATTGGATCAACGATGAGTTATTTGGAAATATCGTACCAACGAATGTAGCAAACTGGCTAGAGACCTTACAGGTAGCGCCTTGGATGCAAAGTTTGATTTTAGATGGGATCATCGCAGGAGTAGGAGCTGTTTTAGGTTTTCTGCCGCAATTGATTGTCTTGTTTTTATGTTTGGGCTTTTTAGAAGATTGCGGATATATGGCACGTATCGCATTTGTAATGGATCGTTTGTTTAGAAAATTCGGCTTATCAGGGAAATCATTTATTCCTATGCTGATCGCTACAGGTTGTGGTGTTCCAGGAGTTATGGCCAGCCGAACGATCGAAAATGAAAAAGATCGTAAGATGACGATCATGGTAACGACCTTTATGCCTTGTTCAGCGAAATTGCCGATTATTGCTTTGATTGCGGGGGCATTTTTCCCAAAAAGCAGTTGGGTATCGCCTTCTGCCTACTTCATTGGAATCGCAGCGATTGTATTGTCTGGTATCGCTTTGAAAAAAACTCGTTCATTTTCAGGGGATCCGGCCCCGTTTATCATGGAACTTCCTGCGTATCATATGCCCCAACTAAGAGGCGTTTTGAGACATGCATATGATCGTAGCAAATCGTTCGTCAAAAAAGCTGGAACGATCATTTTTGTGATGAGCATTATTATTTGGTTTACATCAACTTATACATTTACTTTGCAGGAAGCCGCAGAAGACCAAAGTATTTTAGCAAACTTAGGAAAAGTCATCGCACCGTTGTTTGCACCGCTTGGCTGGGGTACTTGGCAAGGAGCTGTTGCAACGATCACTGGATTAGTAGCGAAGGAAAATGTGATTGGAACGTTTGGTATTCTTTTTGGTCATTTGAGTGAAGTATCAGAAAATGGCGTTGAAGTTTGGTCTGCTCTTCAGGCGGCATTTACGCCAGTTGCAGCCTATTCATTCTTAGTTTTCAACTTATTGTGCGCGCCTTGTTTTGCTGCGATCGGTGCTATCCGTCGGGAAATGGGCGATTGGAAATGGACATGGGGAGCCATTGGTTATCAGTGTGGACTGGCTTATGTTGTCAGCTTTATTATCTACCAAGTTGGTCATGTCATTTTTGAAAATGGTCCGATAGGTGCAGGATTCTTTAGTGCCATTTTATTAGTGTTCATTATGGGGTATTATCTATTTAGAAAACCGAAAGCCAAAGAAGAACCTGTTATTACGATGGCAACATTAGAAAGAGGGTAG
- a CDS encoding FeoB-associated Cys-rich membrane protein encodes MATFILAVLIFGGAGYIIYSRIRTGKSCDDCHTTCPVKKEQEN; translated from the coding sequence ATGGCAACGTTTATTTTAGCAGTACTGATTTTTGGTGGTGCGGGGTATATCATCTATTCTCGTATAAGAACTGGAAAGAGTTGCGATGATTGTCATACGACTTGTCCAGTGAAAAAAGAACAGGAAAATTGA
- a CDS encoding phosphatidylglycerophosphatase A family protein → MVIKGETLEKKARQLLKERGVEMEDLAELVLYLQKPYIENLDLNTCIENIDSVLSKREVHNTIITGIQLDILAEQKKLLHPLQEIIEDDEGLYGIDEILALSIVNVYGSIGFTNYGYIDKVKPGILAKLNSHEGPEVHTFLDDIVGAIAAAAASRLAHSQPDKSRITQ, encoded by the coding sequence TTGGTCATAAAAGGTGAAACGTTAGAGAAAAAAGCACGTCAGCTATTGAAAGAACGCGGTGTTGAAATGGAAGATCTAGCTGAGTTAGTATTATATCTACAAAAGCCTTATATTGAAAATCTTGATCTAAACACTTGCATTGAAAATATCGATAGTGTACTTTCAAAACGTGAAGTTCATAATACCATCATTACAGGTATTCAGTTAGATATTTTAGCTGAACAAAAAAAATTGCTTCACCCACTTCAGGAAATTATTGAAGATGATGAAGGCTTGTATGGTATTGATGAAATTTTGGCTCTTTCCATCGTGAATGTTTATGGCTCGATCGGTTTTACCAACTATGGTTATATCGATAAAGTGAAGCCTGGAATCTTAGCAAAACTAAATTCTCATGAGGGACCAGAAGTCCATACTTTCTTGGATGATATCGTTGGAGCGATCGCAGCTGCTGCAGCTAGCCGTTTAGCACACTCACAACCGGATAAAAGCAGAATCACGCAGTAA
- a CDS encoding DUF1450 domain-containing protein — protein sequence MNPLIECCEQNLANGGELILSDPFIEENSDIVTYSCMNECVLCAQTLFVLFEGERIVGETPESLVENIKKALVAWQEEMG from the coding sequence ATGAATCCCTTAATCGAATGTTGTGAGCAAAATTTAGCGAATGGTGGAGAGTTGATACTAAGCGATCCATTTATCGAAGAAAATAGTGATATTGTCACCTATTCCTGTATGAATGAATGTGTACTTTGTGCTCAAACGTTATTCGTTTTATTTGAAGGAGAGAGAATTGTTGGTGAAACACCTGAATCGTTAGTGGAAAATATAAAGAAAGCTCTAGTCGCTTGGCAAGAAGAAATGGGCTAA
- a CDS encoding NAD(P)/FAD-dependent oxidoreductase translates to MSDAKDIYDLTIVGAGPVGLFAAFYAGIRKAKTKIIDSLPQVGGQLSTLYPEKYIYDVPGFPAVKASELIENLEKQITPFSHDICLEEEVRNLVQEDGHLRIETSKGIHYSKAVIFAIGNGSFQPRRLTLDGAAELEGNHVHYYVTDMNKFSGKKVAIAGGGDSAIDWALMLEPIAERVSIIHRRPEFRGHEHSVDNLKKSDVSIYTPYVIDQLLMEDSSFKGIQLKETKADNFEKLDLDSLIINYGFTSSLSHLKDWGLEVSRNAIEVNSDMSTNIPGVYAVGDICDYDGKVKLIATGFGEAPTAVNNALHFIKPDARTQPMHSTSLFEGKEATML, encoded by the coding sequence ATGTCTGACGCAAAAGATATTTATGATCTAACGATTGTTGGCGCGGGGCCTGTTGGTCTTTTCGCCGCTTTTTATGCAGGAATTCGTAAAGCAAAAACGAAAATCATTGATAGTTTACCCCAAGTAGGCGGACAATTATCAACGCTTTATCCTGAAAAATATATTTATGATGTTCCTGGTTTTCCAGCCGTGAAAGCAAGTGAACTGATTGAAAACTTAGAAAAACAAATCACTCCTTTTTCTCATGATATTTGTTTGGAAGAAGAAGTACGTAATTTAGTGCAGGAAGATGGACATTTGCGTATCGAAACGTCTAAAGGGATCCACTATTCTAAAGCAGTTATTTTTGCGATCGGAAACGGATCATTTCAACCAAGACGTTTAACTCTTGATGGTGCAGCAGAGCTTGAGGGGAATCATGTTCATTACTATGTTACTGACATGAATAAATTTTCTGGAAAGAAAGTTGCCATAGCTGGTGGCGGTGATTCTGCGATCGACTGGGCATTAATGTTGGAACCCATTGCTGAACGCGTATCGATTATTCATCGTCGACCTGAATTCCGTGGCCATGAGCATAGTGTAGATAATCTAAAAAAATCAGATGTTTCTATTTACACACCTTATGTGATCGATCAGCTTTTGATGGAAGACAGCTCTTTTAAAGGCATTCAATTAAAAGAAACGAAAGCTGATAATTTTGAGAAGCTTGATTTAGATTCTTTGATCATCAATTACGGCTTCACTTCTTCGTTGAGCCATCTAAAAGACTGGGGCTTGGAAGTCAGCCGTAATGCAATCGAAGTCAATTCTGATATGTCAACAAATATTCCTGGCGTTTACGCTGTAGGTGATATTTGTGACTACGATGGAAAAGTAAAACTAATTGCTACAGGTTTTGGAGAAGCTCCAACTGCCGTAAATAACGCTTTGCACTTCATCAAACCTGATGCTAGAACTCAACCCATGCACAGTACTAGTCTATTTGAAGGCAAAGAAGCAACAATGCTTTAG
- a CDS encoding peptidylprolyl isomerase has protein sequence MSEFPQLDLANVKGPKAVIKTNRGDITVQLFPKQAPKTVENFVQLAKKGYYDGVIFHRVIPDFMIQGGDPTGTGMGGESIYGEKFEDEFSKDVFNLRGALSMANAGPNSNGSQFFIVNNQNVPANMMGQLEGAGFPTEVIEAYKAGGTPWLDFRHTVFGHVVEGMDVVDEIGGVQRDSQDRPTFDVVIDKVEISE, from the coding sequence ATGTCAGAATTTCCACAATTAGATTTAGCAAATGTCAAAGGACCAAAAGCGGTGATCAAAACAAATAGAGGAGATATCACAGTTCAACTATTCCCAAAGCAAGCGCCTAAAACCGTTGAAAATTTTGTTCAATTAGCGAAAAAAGGCTACTATGATGGAGTGATCTTCCATCGTGTCATTCCTGATTTTATGATCCAAGGTGGAGATCCTACTGGAACAGGCATGGGCGGCGAAAGTATTTATGGCGAAAAATTTGAAGATGAATTTTCTAAAGATGTCTTTAACCTAAGAGGCGCTTTATCAATGGCGAATGCTGGACCGAACTCGAACGGTAGCCAATTTTTCATTGTCAACAATCAAAATGTACCAGCTAATATGATGGGACAACTAGAAGGAGCCGGCTTCCCAACAGAAGTGATCGAAGCTTATAAAGCAGGCGGAACACCATGGCTAGATTTCCGTCATACTGTTTTTGGTCATGTTGTTGAGGGAATGGATGTTGTTGATGAAATCGGCGGCGTTCAAAGAGATTCTCAAGATCGCCCAACATTTGACGTTGTGATCGATAAAGTAGAAATTAGCGAATAG